One region of Peribacillus simplex genomic DNA includes:
- a CDS encoding Ger(x)C family spore germination protein — MRKFFLVILAFSLLCSCAQPKVVDEVNMAQAIGYDIRKDKIIEGMFVIPIFQQDKMGMYQILTGTSTTTSDVQAIVSKKSDKPVMLGQTRIFLFSEKMVHEIGMTELTDYLYREPQIGNRVFLAIVEGKVKDFINTKPPNTNVNIGIFLSDLVNQQIETGNGPDTNLHLFLRNSLEDGGDSFLPLFKIINKEVAVSGVALFHENKMVSKVRTDDMFIFKTLVQFHKRGIYKFKLNDKQKSDIVVESIRSSSNYEVSNSERNPSITIKLKIKGQIKESMRKDNLTNKKMIKIIEKEMQTSLNRQANRLIKDFQKKNIDPIGLKEKYHAKNKKMTYEQWRKIYPMMHIKVETKVDILQTGVSE, encoded by the coding sequence ATGAGAAAATTCTTTCTTGTCATCTTGGCTTTTTCCCTCCTTTGCAGCTGTGCCCAGCCAAAAGTGGTTGATGAAGTAAATATGGCCCAAGCCATTGGCTACGATATACGAAAGGATAAAATAATCGAAGGAATGTTCGTCATCCCTATCTTCCAACAGGACAAGATGGGTATGTATCAAATCTTAACTGGAACATCGACGACAACGAGTGATGTTCAGGCCATCGTATCCAAAAAATCGGATAAGCCGGTGATGCTAGGACAGACACGCATCTTTTTATTTAGCGAGAAAATGGTACATGAAATAGGTATGACAGAACTGACCGATTATCTCTACCGTGAACCTCAAATTGGAAACAGGGTCTTTTTGGCAATCGTTGAAGGAAAGGTCAAGGATTTCATAAATACCAAACCACCAAATACGAATGTAAATATTGGAATCTTTTTATCTGACTTAGTCAATCAACAAATTGAAACAGGGAATGGACCGGATACAAACCTCCATCTTTTTTTAAGAAACTCCCTGGAAGATGGCGGAGATTCGTTTCTTCCTTTATTTAAAATAATTAATAAAGAAGTTGCAGTTTCAGGAGTGGCCTTGTTTCATGAAAATAAAATGGTCAGTAAAGTTCGAACGGATGATATGTTCATTTTCAAGACATTAGTTCAATTTCATAAACGGGGAATTTACAAGTTTAAATTAAACGACAAGCAGAAAAGTGATATCGTCGTGGAAAGTATTCGAAGCAGTTCAAATTATGAGGTATCCAACTCCGAGCGAAATCCGTCCATTACGATAAAGCTCAAAATTAAAGGACAAATTAAAGAATCAATGCGAAAGGACAATCTTACCAATAAAAAGATGATAAAAATAATTGAAAAGGAAATGCAAACTTCTTTAAACAGGCAGGCAAACCGTCTTATTAAAGATTTTCAGAAAAAAAACATTGACCCGATTGGCTTGAAGGAAAAATATCATGCCAAAAATAAAAAAATGACCTATGAACAATGGAGAAAGATCTATCCCATGATGCACATTAAAGTAGAAACCAAAGTTGACATCCTCCAAACCGGGGTCTCTGAATAA